One Cyclopterus lumpus isolate fCycLum1 chromosome 7, fCycLum1.pri, whole genome shotgun sequence DNA window includes the following coding sequences:
- the plekhg5b gene encoding pleckstrin homology domain-containing family G member 5 isoform X4 — protein MVRFGRLSSWHSWDLLHVATEIPQSPPADTKPTATDCQGQARRRKNMTEFLGETNIPTPDALVQPGGSLPGIGADSWKNRAASRFSGFFSSNAGAGPFGKEADRLEQLQSKLHSYMLFGLPKVPQQLSFHQDSWEEEEEETNLALEDSWQMLLDNSETLTRRQFHQQEAIWELLHTEATYIKKLRVITDLFLCGLLNLQESGLLTEVEPAKLFSNIQEIVRLHTSLWNQVMLPVLEKARQARALLDPTDLHHGFRTFGSRFQPYIRYCMEEEGCMENMRTLLRDNELFRTYVTWVETHKQCNRLKLPDMLAKPHQRLTKYPLLLKRVLKKTDELSARDIVNSMVAAVEGFINSVESQMRQRQEQQKLATISARIDSYEAVEGSSEEVEKILKEYNRFDLMAPMRGISPEETRQLHLEGALRMKEGKDSRMEVYCVLFTDLLLITKPGKRVEKVKIIRQPLLIHNVVCKELKDPGSFILIYLNEFKSAVAAYTFQANSATQGRSWIDAICNVQNQLQRLRTEEVLRQQNRMKRRTQGEEEDEEEDESSNSTTSSPCLRHKEQQNSSQSDGSTETLSVMDIDHPGEHQELPSPNMNLQGTSKKDSDVSLTSEVQQSHSKSPHRVHSGVYSEHNQETGPDGTELDPQCRSLSMDSAYGTLSPESLMRELLPQPGQSEGEEEEEEEEEEEGEREVAETEQEETVFEEEEEEGEEEDSASLGSQLSVVQASKPRRRPHVQSRLHCLQRFSSMALSRSEDNLLQRLHGKMPVYHTHTHSSKAQDQSQCRDMDTSPLAHSKSLTELGQTCLELFSSDLDQSDDCLSMPTDKLCATLRRAEAKRGHAAPARQSEGDESQSNSSDGETAPSACVERKNESTATGDSGEMSLKKKKSPAQQHKKLTLAQLYRIRTTLVLNSTLTASEV, from the exons GGTCAGGCTCGACGGAGGAAGAACATGACTGAGTTCCTGGGAGAAACGAATATTCCTACCCCGGATGCTCTGGTACAGCCCGGTGGCTCTCTGCCCGGCATCGGGGCCGACAGCTGGAAGAACCGCGCTGCAAGTCGCTTCAGCGGCTTCTTCAGCTCCAACGCCGGAGCGGGGCCCTTTGGCAAG GAGGCGGATCGTCTGGAGCAGCTCCAGAGCAAGCTCCACTCCTACATGTTGTTCGGGCTGCCCAAGGTGCCGCAGCAGCTCTCCTTCCACCAGGACtcctgggaggaggaggaggaagagaccaACCTGGCCCTGGAGGACAGCTGGCAGATGTTACTGGACAACTCGGAG acattgACAAGGCGACAGTTCCACCAGCAGGAGGCGATATGGGAGCTGCTTCATACCGAGGCCACCTACATAAAGAAACTCCGAGTCATCACTGAT CTGTTCCTGTGTGGGCTGCTGAACCTGCAGGAAAGCGGTCTGCTGACCGAGGTGGAGCCCGCCAAGCTGTTCAGTAACATCCAGGAGATTGTCCGACTCCACACGTCCCTGTGGAACCAGGTCATGCTGCCGGTCCTGGAGAAGGCCAGGCAGGCCCGGGCTCTGCTCGACCCCACCGACCTTCACCACGGTTTCAGGACG TTTGGCTCCAGGTTCCAGCCCTACATCCGTTActgcatggaggaggagggctgcaTGGAGAACATGCGGACGCTCCTCAGGGACAATGAGCTCTTCAGGACCTACGTCACG TGGGTAGAGACCCATAAGCAGTGTAACCGCCTGAAGCTGCCGGACATGTTGGCCAAGCCTCACCAGCGACTGACCAAATATCCACTCCTACTGAAGAGAGTTCTCAAGAAGACGGACGAGCTGTCGGCCCGGGACATCGTCAACAGCATG GTGGCTGCTGTCGAGGGCTTCATCAACAGCGTGGAGTCTCAAATGCGACAGCGTCAGGAACAACAGAAGCTGGCCACCATTTCTGCTCGTATAGACTCCTACGAGGCTGTAGAGGGCAGCAGTGAAGAAGTGGAGAAG ATCCTCAAGGAGTACAACCGCTTCGACCTCATGGCTCCCATGAGAGGAATTTCACCGGAGGAGACTCGACAGCTGCATCTTGAGGGAGCTCTGAGGATGAAAGAGGGGAAAGACAGTCGG ATGGAAGTCTATTGTGTCCTGTTCACCGACCTGCTGCTAATCACCAAGCCAGGGAAAAGAGTTGAGAAAGTCAAAATCATCCGCCAGCCTCTCCTCATTCACAACGTCGTCTGTAAGGAACTCAAAGACCCCG GCTCATTCATCCTAATCTACCTCAATGAGTTCAAAAGTGCAGTGGCAGCCTACACTTTCCAAGCCAACAGCGCCACCCAAGGGCGAAGCTGGATCGATGCAATCTGCAATGTCCAG AACCAGCTCCAGAGGCTTCGCACTGAGGAGGTCCTCCGGCAGCAGAACAGAATGAAGAGACGTACACagggtgaagaagaagatgaggaggaagatgagagcaGCAACTCTACCACAAGTTCCCCATGCCTTAGGCACAAAGAGCAGCAGAACTCGAG ccaatcagatggtTCTACTGAGACCCTGTCAGTGATGGACATTGATCACCCAGGTGAACACCAAGAGCTTCCTTCCCCAAACATGAACCTCCAGGGAACCAGTAAAAAAGACTCTGATGTGTCGCTCACGTCTGAGGTCCAGCAGTCACATTCCAAGAGCCCCCACAGAGTTCACTCTGGTGTTTATTCTGAGCACAATCAGGAGACGGGGCCTGACGGCACGGAGCTGGACCCTCAGTGTCGCTCTCTCTCCATGGACAGCGCCTATGGTACCCTCTCTCCTGAATCCCTCATGAGAGAACTTCTGCCTCAACCGGGCCAAagtgaaggagaagaggaggaggaggaggaggaggaggaggagggagaacggGAGGTTGCGGAGACGGAGCAGGAAGAGACAGTAttcgaggaagaggaggaagagggggaggaggaggattctGCCTCACTGGGGTCCCAGCTGTCGGTAGTCCAGGCCTCTAAACCTCGCCGGCGGCCTCATGTTCAGTCACGACTCCACTGCCTCCAGAGGTTTTCCAGTATGGCTTTATCCCGCTCTGAGGACAATCTCCTGCAGCGCCTCCATGGTAAAATGCCcgtataccacacacacacacacagctccaagGCGCAGGACCAATCACAATGCAGGGACATGGACACATCACCACTGGCACACAGTAAAAGCCTGACAGAGTTAGGCCAAACCTGCTTGGAGCTGTTTTCCAGTGACCTCGACCAGTCTGACGACTGCTTGAGCATGCCCACTGACAAACTCTGTGCCACCCTGAGGAGGGCGGAGGCCAAGCGTGGCCACGCAGCGCCCGCCAGACAAAGTGAGGGCGACGAGTCCCAAAGCAACAGCTCAGACGGGGAAACGGCTCCATCTGCCTGCGTAGAAAGGAAAAACGAGTCCACAGCCACCGGTGATTCGGGGGAGATGTcacttaaaaagaagaaatcaccGGCCCAGCAGCACAAGAAGCTGACGCTTGCTCAGCTGTATAGGATCCGCACCACTCTTGTCCTCAACTCTACACTCACTGCATC GGAAGTATAA